Below is a window of Neodiprion virginianus isolate iyNeoVirg1 chromosome 4, iyNeoVirg1.1, whole genome shotgun sequence DNA.
CCTGGTGTGCGATTGGTATTCGATACACCTTTCCACGTCGGTTTGTGGCTAATTGCATTAACGACATTGCTCGACCCCGGAGGTTGTCACTGGCAGTTTCTTGGCCGCGCACACCGTATTCCCAGGATTAAATCGAGGCCTCTTGGGTTTGTCGCCTTACGAAAAATGTCCCGTTGTAGTATCCCGAAAACTGGGGATGTGCCATGCCCCCGAACCGTCAGCGCTGCACCCCGTATCGTCGCACCCAATCGGCCAGGTCGATGACCCGTGCCAGATTTCAATCCCAGAGTCCCAATAACTCAATTTTCTCCTTAAATTCGACGTTGCGCGTTTCTCGCGGACGGTAATATCAGCTCAGGGTTGAAAACAAACTCCAACCCCCTTACGCCCCGGAATTAACGACGTCAGTTCACCCGTTGCACCGATCGTTGCAGCTCTTCTGCCTCCGGCGACTCTCCGATATTCTCTTCACGGCTCCTCGACCACAGATATCGCAAATTCACTGACGAGCAATTCCGTGCTTCATCCTCCGGATCTATCCCCAATTTAGTCCCGGGGCACGGGAAAGGGCGGCGGCGGGCGGGGATGAATGAAGGCGAACAGCAGGAGGGTGGCTCTGATTACAGGCAGGTATAGGTGACGGGTGCGGGGCCAAGTACGCAAAAGGTGATCTTGCGATTTTCCAACGGCATGGGCGTCTGCGGGGTTAAAAATGTGTCACAGCTTCCCTAAACACCATATCGATTTCGGGGGCACGCCGGTTACCTATCACCTTATACACCGCAGCTGAAGCCGAAAATTGCGCCTCTATCGGGTGGCCGACGCGTATTTCAACGGACAAACTACACgggcaaataaaaaataacgctACTCGATGGTTTGttcgaatctttttttttttttaatttttatctacTCCAATTCGTTTTTGATTACTGACTTTCGTATACGGGGCTAATTGCCGTCAATTGTGCAAACGACATTTCGTCTTGTTTCATAAATTACAGAAAACACCGAAGTGACAACAGCGATGATGTTTCCGAAACTGAATCGTTACACCCATTCCATGCAACTGGTAACTGAAATACTGTAGAGGAAAATGCGGACCTGAATTGTTGGAACTACTGTTTCAAGGAGATTTATAACGACGGATTTTGATTAGTGGGGGAAGGGGTGGCTGAAAATTGATCTCGGGGACGAAGACTTACTTTGGATATCCGTAAGTGGACATTTGTGGAAGTACAATCAGCCGTGGTCCATATCACTGACCGAGCGATGCACAATAACAGAACAACACCCTTGGGGGTTCCACCCTTCGCGACAATCACAACATTACCCGGCACCCCTCGAGAGGaaaatgtatacgtatagagagagagagagagaaagagagaaagagagagagagagagagatagactgagaaaaaaatgtgaaaaatgacaGCGATCACTAATTGGCGTACATCTCGAAGGAAGAATAACTGCAGGTGTAGGAACAAACTCGATGAATTCTCCACCCCAGTAGTTGGcacaagtaaaataaatacttcATCACGGTTCACCCCGCGCTGTTTCACACTGCATTTTACTTCAATTATATGTCTACCCGTTTAATTTACAGACTCGGTTTATCGCTAGCTGGCTTGTTGAATTTGGCTTGTTTTCTattctttatttattcattttattttattttttttgtttttaatctCGTGTTTATTTATCCTAAATGAAAATCCTTTTGGTGCTCGCGGAGGAAGACGCGGCCTGCACGGATGCTGCAGATCGGTGAAGGATCAGAGAGGGCCTCGCCTGCGGAGTGCGCCGCTCGCCGAAAATGTCGATAAGGGTGCTGCGCCCCGCTGCGCTTATGCAGGCAGCCCAGTCGCGACGGGTGCCGTTCCGGAGTAACGTTATAACGCGGTGCGAAGAGGCCCGCCTCCTCAGGGTACCGATGCGGTACCCTCTAATTACCCCGCAAACCGAGCCGAGTATTATTTGGaatgggatttttttaatGCGGGGAAAAAGATATCTACGTCTTTTGACTTACCGTCAGGCAGATGGGGTGGTCTTCCTATATTCCAGCCGTTGCCATGGCGATCACCGGTCGATTCTGGGCTTGCGCTCTCCCGCCTTATACCCGCCACCCGCCCTCCTCAGAGCTTTCACCCCACCGTCTGCTGCATAAGCGCCGACGTCGCTCCTGGCCTGCCGCCCCTGACGCTGCTGCCGATGGTTCCGCTGCCTCCTACGGTTTTCCTACGGTTGCCCCTGATCGTCTCTGGGCAAATCCGCCCATACGACTCCCctcccacacacacacaccccACACCCCCACGGAACCTCGGCGTACCTAAGaactttgacaaatttttgaaattatctcATTTATTTATAGTGTATAAGATGCGGATTCTACGCTGCAAAACGCACCTCGTAGTGCAGTCTGTTGCGCAAAAATTATGGTCACGTattctttttcaacttcagTATACAAGAACGtaacaaacaaaattcaaacaaaatttcgcGTCCATTTAACGCATGCGCATCGGGTTCGAAActttattaaattaaaatctgATGAATAATAGACTCAGAATCATGTTTTTCGATCGAATAAACGAAATTATTAAGTCGATTGAACTGTCAGTAATTTAAAGATAACTTCAGTtcaaggaaatgaaaattttatttaaaaataatacattgcTCAACGGTAAAACAAAGcatactgattgtgagtgaaGTTCTGATTAAATTTTAGGAACTGATTCAAAAAATAGAGCAACACACTTTCTACCTTCTCTTACCGCGAGAATGTACGACGCTCAGTGACATCTAGCGGTTGGTCGTCATACCAATCGCAAATTATGTTGTGTACTAATATATCAGTGGAATGACAGAAGATCGACATTTTTCACTGTAATGAAGTCAAGATCTACAGATTTCCCACGATTTCACTGTTTTACACAACAgcaatttaataaattcacACGCACACATACAGAGCGTACGACATCAGCTCTGAATACTTGTCGATTTCTAAAcactaaatatttttacgtcTGCACAAATAGGTTTCAGTAGCGgaacaagttttaaatttgatGCAACTGCATCTTTATGCGTTTCTCGTCGATCCCACGTCTCCCCATGATCTGAACGCGTCTTTGATTTCTTTCGACCACTCATTTCTCTATTCGCAATTGCGCAAATTCAAGTTCGTAAACACTTTCTATGTTTGTAAACAATGCTCGGACGTTCACAAGAACAATAATATGCCGAAAAATTGGCATCGGGCATTGcgaattttaaattacaaCAACAATTAGCCAGTTTAAGAGcaactgaaaaaattgcaacagAAACAACTTTTgaattatacttttatttcttatcttttATATTCACTCAATTTTAATACCACTATTTCCACAGTAACGATTTACGGTTGGCTCTGCCAGTGATTAAGATCCTCTGCATCCATCGGGGTTAATATTTTGTAACAGTTTGTTCAATCGTTGAGCCATCTAATTTTGAGTTTagtaatttcttttcttttcttcttatcaCCGATACCATGAaacgttatttatttacttaattCTTTTCTAAACAGCTGGGCAAACTGAATTCGCGGTTGATTTGTAGTCGAGAACATGCGGCCTCGTTGATTGGATAGACTCCGACTCTGAGAGCAGCTTGGAGTTGAGCAAGAGTAACTTTggatcgatttatttttggCCCCGTGACGAGCCGCTTCTATTTCCACAATCTGAAAATGATCTATCCGGAGAATAGAGCGTCCGAGTGGTTAGACAGATTATCGCGATCATGTGCAGGGCAATGTGGAGAATGGGAATCCGTGAACCATGCCCTTCGTTCTACAGGAAGGCAAGTGCAGCTCAGCAGTTTCTACCGCGTTTCAAATATgctatttttatatttaacgAGCGTTATACGTGCGTGGCGACAATACAAATGCTTCAAGCTCCATTCATAGTTGATGTTAACCCAATCTCATCCCCCCCTTCGTCCATTAGCcacggagaaaaatttcttttcatattttcttcttttttgatGTCGCTGGAGTGAAAGAAGAGTCTTTAAGTGTGACCATCCGATTGTGCGCACACTTACAGTACCCATACTTGAGTAAGCTTGGCGTGTGTAATATACTTGCAATCAACTTATGTACCCTACGAGGAGTATATATATCTTTGATAGTGTGTTTTACGAATCGTTATATACACAGGGTAGAATCAATAAGCTCATACGTAGAGCCGGTTGAGAACCTCTAAGACTCGACTGAATTGAGAACACCTGATACCGTGATATCAGTAATGGAGAATGTGCGACGCGCTAAAAGGTAATCCAGGATCCATTGCTGAgactgattttttcaaatgccTTGAATATAGGTATAAGCCACAAAGTTGAGGACGAGAGAAGAGTTCTGTATCGGTCTACAAAAATCGTCTTGCCTGTTTGTTGtcctgaataattttttaatgactGAATTAACGTAAAATAATAACTGATCAACTCCAACAGCTAAGTTGGTATTGAGAAGGAACTTAATATTATAACAAACAGTCCAATATAAAGGTAAAACTCTGCCTGATAGTACTGACCATCACAGAAGTCGACGTTCGCTCGCGTTTTCTACATACGATGTTACGCAGAAAGTACCCGAAAATGGATTACGATGTACAGTAAAAAAAAGCTGTTGTTAATGTCTTTTCTCCGTCCAGAGCAAATCAAAACAGACGGCAAAGCGCCTAAGCGGAAACAATTTGATACACGTAGAATTGAAGCTTCGACCAATCGAAAGTACATGAATTTGGAGTATAGACTTTTGATGCCAGGTATGAAATAAgtcaaaatgatttatttgttGCGTACTTCTTATTTTGTAACGAGTAATCAAATTCATGCTGCACAATAAGTAGTTCGTGAATCCTATAAACTATGGCTGAAAACATTTAGAGGTTTGCAACTCCTGCGCTTAACGCAGTGCCTGACGATAACCTGACGTACAGGAAGTTTGCGCATCCGCATAAGCGTTGACTGAATGTTATGAGTGAACCCCGTTTGAACACCACATATTAGGACACCAGCATTATTGGACGGCAATATTTATTCGAGGCAGCCCGATTGGATACCAAGAATAGAAACGATTTCAAAAAACACTCCACCTGGAATTACACATCCCACCTTCTTCAATTTGACCGCGTACTGccgtataaatatacatactgAATCATCTTCCGTTTGCCGCAATCGTTCTGGAAATGGGACTTCAGCATTACTTTTCCACACTTGACATATTTTGGTTTCAATCACGTGCTCGAATacttatttaatttcttaatCTGTCCAAGTTTATTTAATGTTCGGTGTCCAATCGGGTTGTGTGCAAAATCGCTGGTGTAGAATCAAGTTTCttgaaatcgtttcaaatcTCGGTAACCAATCGGGCTGTATCAAATAAATCTTGGTGTCCAATCGGGTTGTGTCCTATAAATCTCTACGTCGAATGGCTCTGTGTCCAATTTATCTCATGTCTAGTACAGCTTGCGATCTTTTTGGTACCCAATAATCTTGATGTCTTACCAGGTAGTGTCGAAACGGGGCTTTCCGTTACCCATGATCCACCATCGTTacgaaatttcagacacaacAAACATACTTTCCCACATCTAACTTGCCAACTGCAACGGCGTTGATATACAAACTTCCGAACTCCAGCTCAATCGGGTATCGATTTACCAATAGTGTTCAAGCTCTTGCACCAATAGCATGTTGTCATAAAAACTTTAACTGAACGTATCATTCGCCGTAATATGATACATTCCGGTTGATAAACGAGACGTAAACCGCCTAGTGAGCAGGCAACTGGACATACTTTCGTGTAATCATTTTACTCCTCCGTGGTACCGACAACCTGTGTTGAACATTTGACATTTACAGATAagctgcgcatgcgcgaaagTCGTGCACATGTGCTAACCAGGACAAGATGAGAATTAACCTCACACTGATTAGATAACCTACCGTAACCTGCGTCCTACGCTGAGACCTGAGTCGAAGTGGATCGAATCTCATCGTATTGGATGCACGGAGTAGATAAGAAGTGGATAAAATAAACGAGGTGCATGTGATAACTGGCTAGTCAATTGCTCCGTACACGAGATAAACAACGCTCGATTCGCGAGTAACCCACGAAGAAAGCATCATTTTCAGTTCGATACGACAGAGCGTTCGGTTAGTTTGTGCAAAAATGAATGTTAAACAACCACCCCACGTTCTATCCGTTCAAAGCCACGTTGTTTCGGGATACGTCGGTAACAAAAGTGCAACATTTCCACTACAGGTATGTACGAATCTGCACTCTTTTAATTTCTCACATCAGTTTTTACGTCGCGTCAACAATTGTTCCAATGTCGTACCTTCACTGTAAAAGTTTCGCAATCTCTACGAAATATTCGATGGCACAATTTTCTGGTGCATCGTTAACTGATAGTTGTAAATGTCATCGACGCTATCTGTCAAATATTTACTCACCTGAAGTCGGTGCCACTGATAAAACACAGCTCATGACAGCTCCTCGTACGATTAATAAGCATCGGAGAAAAGAATCATCCTTGATAACTACCATGTAATTTGGAAGAAATTACCCCACTTTGTACCTTCGATCGAATCAacgttatatacatatatttttttctttgttatcgCAGTGTATGACGACCTGACTCAAATTGAAGGAACGAAGGAAAATCAGGCAATTGTTAGGGGaattgtcaaataaaaattcaagttgcATGAATCAATGTATGTGTAATGTACAATTGTCTTGAACTATACATATTTGTGTCATTTTTCTGTTACAGTTACTGGGCTTTGAAGTTGATCCGATCAATTCTGTCCAGTTGACCAATCATACCGGATACAAATGTGTCAAGGGTCAAGTATTGGACTCAAACGATTTAGGTTTGTTAATGTCACGTACATTTggaacgaataatttttactgtTCGAAGTTTATTTGTCGGCAAgtaaatgagatttttttagtttacattaaaaagattatttttgaaaGACTAGCACTGTATAAAAACATTAGACTACCATAAAATTTCTGCCCAAATCATTAAGTCTAAgaatatgtgtataattatacgtgtaGGAGTCTATAAGATTTACATACCTTGTAttctctgtgaatttttaatatattttcaatcagtATCGAGCAACTTCCTAATTCAATCAACTTTCAGGTGAGTTGATGGTTGGCCTGAGAGAGAATGACCTAGACCATTACAGTCATTTGCTGACAGGCTATGCAGGCTCTGCATCTTTTCTAAAAACAATAGCAAAACTCGTAacagatttgaaaaagaagaaccCAAGCCTGATATACGGTGAGAAAAACTAAGAGAAGCAcagttatttcaattatttttgaataattcctAACACAACAATTCTTTTCTTATCATTGTCAACAGTTTGCGATCCTGTTATGGGCGACAATGGCAAAATGTATGTGCCTAACGAATTGCTGGAAATTTACAGGGACGACATTATTCCGCTTGCTGATATTGTCACACCGAATCAGTTTGAATTAGAGTTAGTTGATGAGACTGTAAAAAGGCTCAGTTTTGATCTCACTTAATTCACCCATGTCCCAAGCCTCGCTGTCTTTTGCTGATCTATACCACAATAATTCTCTATTTCAGACTTTTGACAGGAAGAAAAGTTAATAACATAACGAATGTTCAAGAGGCGATAAAAGAATTGCACGCAAAGGGACCTCAAACTGTTGTCATTTCTTCTACAGAAATTGATAAGAATTTAACCACCGTTGCCAGCACACTGAAAGGTGACTAAACTTCTCCAAGACCTTAATTATActtattgaaataaaagtgtTCGTTCAATTGGTACTTAATACtaattgaaattctttgcgATTCCAGATGGAGTCATGATAAAGCTGGAAATTCCACGACTACCGGCAGCTTTTACTGGGTCCGGTGATTTATTCGCTGCGCTTTTCCTGGCCCATTCTCATCTTCAAGGCAGTATCAAGCCAGCCCTAGAAAAGACAGTCAATACTTTGTACGAGGTGTTGAAGAAAACTCACGAATATTCCAAAGGTAGAGAATAATTTGCCATCAGTACTCAGGTGTCgactatgaatttttttacctgatTCAACGTTCGATTATTTCCGGGATTTTTATTCAGGTCCACACGAGGATTCAGCGCAATCTGCTAAGAAGATTGAACTGCGCTTGATCGAGAGTAAAAAAGTCATTGAAAATCCAGGTACCGAGTTAGTGGCTGAGATTTTATGAGCACCCGAAAATTGAATTAGGTAGAATTATGCAAGCCGTATTACAACTATGGTAAGCGCATCAACGTGTTTGGCATTGCTTAATTTCCAGCTACTGTGAATATTTAAATCATGGTCGCTGCAAAGCGTTTTAACGAATTtcacgtaaaatttttccgccTTCTACCCCCTCGAAACAatccaagattttcaaatCCAATATAATCGTCAATAATAATGTTGATAAAATCGTTGTGTTTGCGCATTGTAATCACCGCGTTTAGGTAGAACCGTAGTAGCGTTTAATGTTTATTATATCTTATCGTGACTGTTTGTCGCTCAAGTCATTATTAGGTGATTTCATTTGCCGTAGGAACGCACGCGATCAAGACTCACTAAAGATagtaaaaattgatgtttAACAAAGAGAAAACGATGTGAGAACAAACAGATAATTAATTAAGAGTTTatcaggttgaaaaaaaaattaacaaacacGCTGCAGAGATTTACATCTTACGTATTTTATGGAGACAGTAGAACAAGGGTAGGGGTATTATCAGTAGTAGTAGCCTAAGTATTGGTGTTCTTTAAGgtcttagaaaaaaattgtatttcattGTTATATACATACGCTATCGATCTGAACAATGACCAACGTACCAGTCTTCCATTCGCGAGAGATAAATCGCTTCTTTGCAACTAGCTACGGGgcacaaaaaaattattttttattacttaatGAAGTACATATTTGTGTGAGGGACAATACATTACAATTTCAGAAGCGTTTCAACTTTCTATAAGGGTCCATAATAccttaattaaaatatacatatctatacatatgtgtatatagattataaatatatgtatattcggGCGGGTTTTTCCCAACTTGTTTCGAATAACATCATTCGATACTTGGTATAGGttctatttattattgttagcaAATGACGTTGATagtgatatttttatctttatttttattttttttatttttttttgtccagattatatatatttatatttcgttAAGTTTTAACGACTGATAAATTTTACGGTGTAAAAATCGAATCGGAGGAGACAATGGATCTTTTAAAACAGTCCTTCACTCTATTCACAAGTAGAGTAATTCCCGTTGAGATGGTCCACGGTAGAGTCCAATACGGTAAAGTACAAAAGAAACTATACTGTTAACCATATCTTGGCTATGGCCATTTCACCTTGAATTACCCTACCTAAAAGAAgacaataaaaattaaagaactTATTTCACACAACGCATTGTGATGGCAGAAATATAAAAGATGTAAAACACCGAATAACGATTGTTTATTCGCATTAACTTGCCGAAACCACTCAAAGTGTACGCATTTTCCGTGTCTTTAAGAGAATAtagaatgtataatatatcgtCTCCTAGGAGGAAGGTCACAAATAAATGGatgaagtgaaaatttatagtataATTCCAAAAGTGTTTGTCAATTTTCGGAAATAACGTACATAAATGACAAAATCGAAAGCCAAGGACAGGCATCTATACGAATACTACTTATATCGTGCGATACGCGTCGTCCGACCTCTCATTCGGAAAACAAAAGTATGTACACGAAACGCTGAAAGGTCGGTCGAGAGTCTAAACGTGATCTGAGTGTAAAATTATGTTGAAGAGAGCAAcagaaagacagagagagagagagaagtaaatgaataaaatgatgaaaaaaggCTTGTGCGCGGTATTaccgttatatatatatatatatatatatatatataagtacgtatatatgtatatatatgtatatatatatatgtacatacccACCTACCTATGTATCTACTGTATATATCTGTATTATACGCGCGGGgctctgttttttctttcgagtAACTGTGAATACTGTAAACCGCATATAGCACAACGCCGCGGTGCGTTTAAAGAGCAATAAACTTCAACCCCGTTCCTCTAATAATTTCTTAGTGACCGCGTGTTCCAGGAAATTCTCGAGGACATTCTAGCATGTCCCGTAAGTTCAGTTAATCGATcggttttttaatttctacgTTCGGGAAGTTTCCGCATAACCACGAAACATGCATTTCTGTCAATGAAATAAACactttcaaattcgattttgtttcaattttttacaaatattaatttacaGGGGTCCTTATAGATcgaaattatatcaaatttATCTTGATCGAAATTCCCCttcttcgattttattttcttatttttcgaTATGGAAACAATATTCGCAAATCCgtttttcgtacaatttttggCGTTGGACCGAAAGAAGGTATTAACAGACCGATTATAAGTACGCAAGGAATTAATCGACAACGCTATAATTAGAagacatttttctttatatttccAGTCATTCCAGATGTTTTTCGGATCCGAAACGATAAACTTGTTCTTTATTACGAAGatcattgttgttattgaAAATGCTTTTCCGACcattaaccctttcagtcatgcatttttcatctgcaccgatttcgatgaaaattggtactcggggattttcggggtcgctgattacgaatccggcattagattttcaaaattcaaaatggcggatccaatatggcggacgtgAAATTCCAAATACTTATTAATTATTCTAAAACTTTGTAGtcaggggttttcggggtcgctgattacgaatctagcattagattttcaaaattcaaaatggcggatccgaTATGGTGAACGTCAAGTTTTATATCTTATATCTTTCTGCTCAATATTTTGGCCTGAATTTAGTCATTTGGGGGATTTTGGAATGGCTGATCACGAATTGAAGTCATAACTTCataatttctaaatccaagatggcaaATGCCGTCTTATCTTTCTTTGTCTATATTCGTGTCTCTCTTAGCCCTACCCGGAACTAATGATGAGGATGTGGAGAGCATCTAGTTccacttttttgtttgtttttttgtgttttttgtgtgttttttgttgcttttttctgttttttgtgttttttttttttattgtttttttcttctacttgttttttttttcaatatccctATTAtgacgcacgcacgcacatatacatatcaatgataatgataaggAACCACGGACTTTAATTATCTCAAATTTCATCTCAAATtaactgaaattatttatttctaatgtatatttgaatgaatattCCTGATAAATTAAGATTTtacgtgattgaaatttttattgtcacATTGCCCAATTGGATCGACTATAGCGGATccaccatttttaattttcaaaatctgacctcatattcgtgatcagcgactcAAAAAACCCCTAGATACGTATTTTCAGAGGCCTTGGTTCAATACTAGAGCTCTgagatgattttttaaaaggtGGGACCGTAGCGGTCCCACTATGACCGAAAGGGTTAAGTAACGAAACGAGTGGTGTACGTTGTTAGTCATCGAATTCGAATACGATTTTAAGATTTAAAAACCGCTCCAATAATTTGATCCCCCACGAATTGTCAATAATTGGGCATTACTCATTGAACATaatgattaaaatttgtttttttaataagttttgagaattttatttaatagaATTCAGCACGTTTGACTACAGATGCAccataattattaatttaaattttagtT
It encodes the following:
- the LOC124302941 gene encoding pyridoxal kinase — translated: MNVKQPPHVLSVQSHVVSGYVGNKSATFPLQLLGFEVDPINSVQLTNHTGYKCVKGQVLDSNDLGELMVGLRENDLDHYSHLLTGYAGSASFLKTIAKLVTDLKKKNPSLIYVCDPVMGDNGKMYVPNELLEIYRDDIIPLADIVTPNQFELELLTGRKVNNITNVQEAIKELHAKGPQTVVISSTEIDKNLTTVASTLKDGVMIKLEIPRLPAAFTGSGDLFAALFLAHSHLQGSIKPALEKTVNTLYEVLKKTHEYSKGPHEDSAQSAKKIELRLIESKKVIENPGTELVAEIL